A segment of the Cohnella algarum genome:
GGGTTGATGAACGGGAAATCGAACAGCTCCAGAGAGTCCGGAGGAGGCGTTTCGCGGAATTCCTTTTCCGTCAAATAGAGCTCCTCGCCGCCCCGGACGAAATGGAAGCCGTAGCGCAGCCGGCGATACGGAGGCTCCACGGCCGCTTCCCAGTAGTCGAACAGCTCATCCGCCGCGAACGCGCGCATCGGCACGATTCGCTTCGTCCGCTCCCAGGCATATTTGTCCCCGACGATGGCGTTAACCGCTTCCATTTCGTTCCGCTTCGTCCGAACGCGAAGATGAATCGTCCTTTCGTCGTAGGCGTAGGCCCAGTTCATCTTGGGCCGGTGAAAAATCGCTTCCCGCAGCATAGTCCAGCACTCCTTCGCAAAATGAGATTCCGATAATTCCGGAGGGAAGAAGGGAACGCAAAAAAGGCACAACCCCGTAGCTTCCCGCCGAGGTTGTACCTATCGGTAACATTGCCTTTAAATTATCGCTGGCTTCATTATATCGGATCGAAGTCCGCGTGCCAAGGGTTATTTGATCTTGATCGCGGCTCTTACCGTGAAGGCTCGGATGATTGCAAGCGCGGCGCCGAACAGGACGAGCGTTCCGGCCGCGGAGACGAGAGGCGTGAACTCGGGACGATCGAACGAAAGCCAGCCGGTCAGCGGATTTTGCAGCTCGAACTCCCACAGCACGTCGGACGCGACGATCCAAAGAAGGGCAAGCGGGATAAAGAGTATCCCGACGCTCGGAACGAAGCGGTAGAAGCCGATTCCGATCAGCCAGCCGGCGGAGTAATAAATCAGGACGTTCATCGCGAAGCTCAGCAGCGCCAGTCCCCAGTTTCCGCCGAAATCCAGGTAGCCCTCCGGTTCCGCCGGAACCGACGACGGAAACGCGAGATGCTGGACGGCGGTCGGGATTCCGGCCAGGACGGCGAGCGCGGCGGCATGCGCGACGGAAGCGGCGGCCGAGCCGGCAAAGCAAGCCTTGCGCGTAATGCCGTGCTTGACGTAAAACGCAAGAAAGCCGGAAGCGGAGGTGATGCCGACGATCAGCATATACACTTTGGACGGCCGGAACACGAAATCGAGAAAATCGTTTTCCAGCGAATTGGTCAAAAGATTGTTATTCAGCTTGAGAAAGCCGACCGACGGTACGACGTAATGAAAAACGAGATAAACGGCGAGCATGATCGCCACGAACATGAACGACCACGTCGATTGCAAGACAAGCAGATCGCCCGCGACTTTGGGGACGTCGGATTTGCCTTTCGGGTATATTTTTGCCTCCATCTCACTCGTCCTCGCTTGTCAAATGAATGAATAAATCCTGCAGCGACACCGGGCCGATGTCCAGCTGCTTCCGTCTGGCGGCGAACCGGGCTTCCTCGGGGATGTCGCCGTACACCGTGACGCACTTCGTATCGCCGAGCTGCTGGGAGTTGAGCTTCGTCATGCCTTGGACGAATTCGTCCACCGCATGGGCCGGCCCGGTCACGGACGCGCCTTTGCCGATGACGCTCTCGTAGTCCTCGTGCAGAAGAAGCTTTCCCCGATGAAGAACGATCACTTCGTCGAACAGATAATCCATTTCGGAGACGAGGTGCGTCGATAAAATCATCGTTCGGGGATGCCTCTCCTGATCGTTCAGCAATTCCCGGTAAAAAAGCTCCCTCGTCGGCGCGTCCATGCCCGTATAGGGTTCGTCCAGAATCGTCAGCGGCGAGCGGGTCGCGAGGCCGATCGCGGCGTTCAGCGCGGACTGCATCCCGCGGGAAAGCTGGCGGACCGGCTTATCCGCCGGAAGCTTGAACTTCTTGACCAGCTCCATCGCGTACTCGAAATCGAAATTCGGGCGATACCGCCGGGCGGCCTCGACCATGCCTTTCACCTTTTCGGATTCGTTGGCGTGGCTTTCCACGAACACGAACGCGACCTGGCGCATGACGCGCGGGTTTTCGAACGGAGGCTCGCCGCCGATCCGGATCGATCCCGCGGTATGCTCGCAGAACGAAGCGAGCAGGGAAAGCAGCGACGTTTTTCCGGCGCCGTTCCGGCCAAGCAGCCCGTATATTTTGCCGCCCTTCAAATGGAAGGAAATGTCGCTCAACGCTTCGAAATCGCCGTAGCGAAGGCTCAATCCGTCTGCCGTCACATCCAGCATCATTGATCCCGTCCTTTCGTTTCCTTGATCAGGGCGGCGATTTCCGCCTCGGAAATGCCCAGCTTTTCAGCCTCCAGCACCAAGGGCAGAACGTATTCGTCCACAAAAGCCGATCTCCGTTTTCTCATGATGATTTCTTTCGCTCCCTCCGCGACAAACATGCCTACACCTCTTTTTTTGAATAAAATGCCTTCGTCGACGAGCATATTGATCCCTTTGGCCACGGTGATGTGGTTGATCTTGTAAAACTGCACCAACTGGTTCGTCGACGGCACCTGATCCTGTTCCTTCAGCTGATCGTTTACGATTTGATCTTCGATTTTGTCACGGATCTGCATAAATATCGGTTTGCTGTTGTCGAACGCCATGCTCAACTGGTTGTCACCACCCGGCAGCGATCCGCTGCTATACTCATATCGTTATATAGTCATGTATATAACTTAATCAAAAAAATCCGATTCGTCAAGCCCATCGTTTCACAAAAATCGGCCAAAAAGTTCCACCCTCTTATTCGTTTATGGTTTAATAGAAAAATAGAAAAAGCGACGGAGGAATTGAAATGAGACCCGTAAGTGCACACTGGATCAAGCGCTCCGCGACCGCGCTCGTCCTCGCCGTCGGAGTGGCGGCATTATCCGCATGCGGAGGAGCCGGCGGGTCCGCGCCGGGGCCCGACGCGACCCCTTCCGCGCCGGTCGAAACGTCGTCCGCCTCTCCGAAGCCGTCCGAAACGGCCGCGCCGGCTTTTATCGCGCCTCTGACCGGACTTCCCGTTTACGAGGAAGTGACGAAACGTCCGCTCGCGGTCATGATCAACAATTTGAAGCCCGCGCGGCCGCAATCCGGCCTTTCGCACGCGGACATCGTCTGGGAAGTGCTCGCGGAGGGAGGCATTACGAGGCTGGTGTCCATTTTCCAAAGCTCGGCGCTTGATGAGCCGATCGGCCCGATCCGGAGCATTCGCCCGTACATGATCGACATCGGCGAGGCGTACGGCGGCGTGCTCGTCCATGCGGGCGCGAGCAACGACGCATTGGCAATTTTGCAGCATTCCGGGAAGGCGGATCTGGACGAGATCAACAACGCGAGCGCGTATTTTTACCGGGAAAGCTTCCGGAAGGCGCCGCACAACCTGTACTCCACCATCCCGAAGCTGCGGGAGGGAACGGAAAAGCTCGGGCATAACGAAACGGCCGACGTGCCGGCGATGACGTTCCGTTCGGCGATCGCGTTCTCGCCCGAAGATCCGGCGGCGGCCGACGTCGAGGTCAAATTCCAGCTCGACAGCTACAAGGTGTCCTATCGTTACGATCCGGCAAAAGGCACGTACGCCCGCTCGATCAACGGCGAACCCCATACCGACCTGAACAACGACGAGCAGCTTGCGGCCGCGAACCTGGTCATGCTTTCCGCGAAGCACCGGACGTACGACAGCGAGGGCCGGCTGGAGATCAATTTGCAAAG
Coding sequences within it:
- a CDS encoding ABC transporter ATP-binding protein is translated as MMLDVTADGLSLRYGDFEALSDISFHLKGGKIYGLLGRNGAGKTSLLSLLASFCEHTAGSIRIGGEPPFENPRVMRQVAFVFVESHANESEKVKGMVEAARRYRPNFDFEYAMELVKKFKLPADKPVRQLSRGMQSALNAAIGLATRSPLTILDEPYTGMDAPTRELFYRELLNDQERHPRTMILSTHLVSEMDYLFDEVIVLHRGKLLLHEDYESVIGKGASVTGPAHAVDEFVQGMTKLNSQQLGDTKCVTVYGDIPEEARFAARRKQLDIGPVSLQDLFIHLTSEDE
- a CDS encoding GntR family transcriptional regulator, producing the protein MSMAFDNSKPIFMQIRDKIEDQIVNDQLKEQDQVPSTNQLVQFYKINHITVAKGINMLVDEGILFKKRGVGMFVAEGAKEIIMRKRRSAFVDEYVLPLVLEAEKLGISEAEIAALIKETKGRDQ
- a CDS encoding DUF3048 domain-containing protein, encoding MRPVSAHWIKRSATALVLAVGVAALSACGGAGGSAPGPDATPSAPVETSSASPKPSETAAPAFIAPLTGLPVYEEVTKRPLAVMINNLKPARPQSGLSHADIVWEVLAEGGITRLVSIFQSSALDEPIGPIRSIRPYMIDIGEAYGGVLVHAGASNDALAILQHSGKADLDEINNASAYFYRESFRKAPHNLYSTIPKLREGTEKLGHNETADVPAMTFRSAIAFSPEDPAAADVEVKFQLDSYKVSYRYDPAKGTYARSINGEPHTDLNNDEQLAAANLVMLSAKHRTYDSEGRLEINLQSGGEALLFQQGRVIVCEWERESGDIVRLVKDGAELPFAPGKTYYHVLPSSSPLASLVTYQ